From a single Papaver somniferum cultivar HN1 unplaced genomic scaffold, ASM357369v1 unplaced-scaffold_19, whole genome shotgun sequence genomic region:
- the LOC113339036 gene encoding uncharacterized protein LOC113339036 isoform X1 produces MTLRLQQQQQPLFQQQQKQVHVVGASSAEFNSGSPLKSLPSSPQYSHLSSIPVELEEPYPLPLGCQRFLDLKSGEIYYKKEGQEKRLLNRESRRMSRHGKGPRLDLKLNLSPPRVNNITNPRQVESPNHNHRSGNSSPTSPPSSCVSSENSNDDTLRYSSSPEATSMVLVGCPRCLMYVMLSEEDPKCPKCKSTVLLDFLHDNTTKKTRNFNNTN; encoded by the exons ATGACCTTACgactccaacaacaacaacaaccactctttcaacagcaacaaaaacaagtTCATGTTGTTGGTGCTAGTAGTGCTGAGTTCAACTCTGGTTCACCCCTAAAATCTCTTCCTTCCTCGCCTCAATATTCACACCTTTCTTCtatacctgtggaattagaagaACCTTATCCTCTACCTTTAGGTTGCCAAAGGTTTTTGGATCTCAAG AGTGGTGAGATCTACTATAAGAAGGAAGGACAAGAAAAGCGTTTACTAAACAGAGAAAGTAGAAGAATGAGTCGACACGGAAAGGGTCCAAGGTTAGATTTGAAACTCAACTTATCACCACCTAGGGTGAACAATATCACTAACCCAAGACAAGTTGAATCACCAAATCATAATCATCGGTCAGGTAATTCATCACCAACTTCACCACCGAGTTCATGCGTTTCATCAGAGAACAGTAATGATGATACCCTTCGATATTCAAGCAGTCCTGAAGCTACTTCAATGGTTTTAGTTGGTTGTCCTCGTTGTCTTATGTATGTCATGTTATCTGAAGAAGATCCAAAATGTCCCAAATGCAAAAGCACTGTTTTGCTTGATTTCCTCCATGACAACACCACCAAGAAAACAAGAAACTTCAACAACACCAACTAA
- the LOC113339036 gene encoding uncharacterized protein LOC113339036 isoform X2, protein MSRHGKGPRLDLKLNLSPPRVNNITNPRQVESPNHNHRSGNSSPTSPPSSCVSSENSNDDTLRYSSSPEATSMVLVGCPRCLMYVMLSEEDPKCPKCKSTVLLDFLHDNTTKKTRNFNNTN, encoded by the coding sequence ATGAGTCGACACGGAAAGGGTCCAAGGTTAGATTTGAAACTCAACTTATCACCACCTAGGGTGAACAATATCACTAACCCAAGACAAGTTGAATCACCAAATCATAATCATCGGTCAGGTAATTCATCACCAACTTCACCACCGAGTTCATGCGTTTCATCAGAGAACAGTAATGATGATACCCTTCGATATTCAAGCAGTCCTGAAGCTACTTCAATGGTTTTAGTTGGTTGTCCTCGTTGTCTTATGTATGTCATGTTATCTGAAGAAGATCCAAAATGTCCCAAATGCAAAAGCACTGTTTTGCTTGATTTCCTCCATGACAACACCACCAAGAAAACAAGAAACTTCAACAACACCAACTAA
- the LOC113338483 gene encoding uncharacterized protein LOC113338483, translating into MSNDVDKKWMKCPRKSIDYKQYVKLFIEFARINGGGCTLFSCPCRRYMNAKGLITLSEISFHLLKYGMQDMYTTWRFHGESLEAARNTTTEYVADNDVTTVLNESIITNVDENVREGMDENGEAGVDVNVGTSRCYQKKKSAAEKEREPLYPSYPKGKSAMYAAIMVKNIKTRFGTSDNGVTAMLELMKELLPEGNTLPSKFPDIKKIIKELGMDYVTYDACVNDCVLYWKGNSSLVKCPVCQEPRYVRVFNDERKLTQVAQKTLRHFPIIARLKRLYTIPWIAEAMLWHSRAQKDAHIMRHPVDSTTWRCADNFCPEFAKESQNVTLGISTDGFNPNGCFGLNYSCWPVILCLYNLAPSMCMKREFSMLFLLISGPRAPGKDIDVYLQPLIDKLKELWNDGVMTFDNFTKSEFLLKARLLWAIHDFPTLWTLSGCVTHGYYACPTCGEETVSEWLPYSKKICYMGHRRWMPSKHKYRDDKTNFSRGVEHGKAPWPLTGLQI; encoded by the coding sequence ATGTCAAATGATGTGGATAAGAAATGGATGAAGTGTCCCCGTAAGTCGATAGATTACAAACAATATGTGAAGTTATTCATAGAGTTTGCCAGGATTAATGGTGGTGGGTGTACTTTGTTTTCATGCCCTTGTCGTCGTTATATGAATGCTAAAGGTTTAATTACCCTGAGTGAGATATCATTTCATTTGCTGAAATATGGTATGCAAGATATGTACACAACATGGCGCTTTCATGGGGAAAGTTTAGAAGCAGCACGTAACACTACAACTGAATATGTAGCCGATAATGATGTCACAACAGTTTTGAATGAGAGTATTATAACAAATGTGGATGAAAATGTTAGGGAAGGGATGGATGAGAATGGAGAAGCAGGTGTTGATGTGAATGTTGGAACCAGCAGGTGTTATCAGAAAAAGAAGTCAGCGGCTGAGAAGGAAAGAGAACCATTATATCCTTCATATCCTAAAGGAAAGTCAGCAATGTACGCTGCGATTATGGTGAAAAACATAAAGACTCGGTTTGGAACTTCAGACAACGGTGTTACAGCAATGTTAGAGTTGATGAAAGAGTTGCTTCCCGAAGGTAACACCCTTCCATCCAAGTTTCCAGATATCAAGAAGATTATTAAAGAGCTGGGGATGGACTACGTCACTTATGATGCTTGTGTAAATGACTGTGTACTTTATTGGAAGGGTAATAGTTCATTGGTGAAATGTCCGGTATGTCAAGAACCTCGGTATGTAAGAGTTTTTAATGATGAGAGAAAACTTACACAAGTTGCACAGAAGACTTTAAGGCATTTTCCAATAATCGCAAGGCTGAAAAGACTTTACACTATACCATGGATAGCAGAGGCGATGCTTTGGCATTCTAGAGCACAGAAAGATGCCCATATAATGCGTCATCCGGTTGATTCTACAACTTGGCGGTGTGCGGATAACTTTTGTCCAGAATTTGCTAAGGAATCACAAAATGTTACTCTTGGGATATCAACTGATGGCTTCAACCCAAATGGATGTTTTGGTCTCAATTACAGCTGTTGGCCGGTGATACTGTGTCTGTACAACCTTGCACCTTCAATGTGTATGAAGCGCGAATTCTCCATGTTATTTTTGTTGATATCAGGCCCAAGAGCACCAGGTAAAGACATTGATGTGTACTTACAACCATTGATAGATAAGTTGAAAGAGTTATGGAATGATGGTGTTATGACATTCGACAACTTCACAAAGTCTGAATTTCTGTTGAAGGCAAGGTTGTTATGGGCCATTCATGATTTTCCGACATTATGGACTCTGTCTGGATGTGTGACTCATGGATATTATGCATGTCCTACCTGTGGTGAAGAAACAGTTTCTGAGTGGCTTCCGTATAGTAAGAAAATATGTTATATGGGACATCGAAGATGGATGCCATCCAAACACAAGTACAGAGATGACAAGACAAACTTCAGTAGAGGGGTAGAACATGGTAAAGCTCCATGGCCACTAACAGGATTGCAAATTTAA